A DNA window from Loxodonta africana isolate mLoxAfr1 chromosome 7, mLoxAfr1.hap2, whole genome shotgun sequence contains the following coding sequences:
- the LOC100666310 gene encoding olfactory receptor 5B3-like yields MENSTEVTQFILLGLTNALELQMPFFVLFTLMYLISLFGNLGMILLILLDSRLRSPMYFFLSNLSLVDFGYSSAVTPKVTAGLLMGDNVISYNECAAQMFFFVAFATTESYLLASMAYDRYAAVCKPLHYTTSMTTSVCASLAIGSYICGFLNASIHTGDTFSLSFCMFNVVHHFFCDIPAVMVLSCSDRHVSELVLLFVVSFNIFFALLIILISYFFIFFTILKMHSAEGYWKALSTCASHLTAVSIFYGTVIFMYLQPSSSHSMDTDKMASVFYAMVIPMLNPLVYSLRNEEVKSAFKKVVEKAKFSLGLIL; encoded by the coding sequence ATGGAGAACAGTACAGAAGTGACTCAGTTCATTCTGCTAGGACTAACCAATGCCCTTGAACTGCAGATGCCTTTCTTTGTCCTATTCACCCTCATGTACCTCATTAGTTTGTTTGGGAACCTGGGGATGATCTTGTTGATCCTGCTGGACTCTCGTCTCCGctctcccatgtactttttccttagTAACCTCTCTTTGGTGGATTTTGGTTACTCCTCAGCTGTTACTCCCAAGGTCACGGCTGGGCTCCTCATGGGAGATAATGTCATCTCCTATAATGAATGTGCAgctcaaatgttcttttttgtaGCCTTTGCCACTACAGAAAGTTACCTCTTGGCTTCAATGGCCTACGACCGCTATGCAGCAGTGTGTAAACCCCTGCATTACACCACCAGCATGACGACAAGTGTGTGTGCTTCTCTGGCCATAGGTTCCTACATCTGTGGTTTCCTAAATGCTTCCATCCACACTGGGGACACGTTCAGTCTCTCTTTCTGTATGTTCAATGTAGtccatcactttttctgtgatatTCCAGCAGTCATGGTTCTTTCTTGCTCTGATAGACATGTTAGTGAGCTGGTTCTTCTTTTTGTGGTTAGCTTCAAtatcttttttgctcttttgataATTTTGATTTCTtactttttcatatttttcacCATCCTTAAGATGCATTCTGCAGAGGGATACTGGAAAGCTTTATCCACTTGTGCTTCTCACCTCACTGCTGTCTCCATCTTCTATGGGACAGTCATCTTCATGTACCTACAGCCCAGCTCCAGTCATTCCATGGACACAGACAAAATGGCATCTGTGTTCTATGCTATGGTCATCCCCATGCTGAACCCTCTGGTCTATAGCCTGAGGAATGAGGAAGTCAAGAGTGCATTCAAGAAGGTTGTTGAGAAGGCAAAATTTTCTCTAGGCTTAATCTTGTAA